Proteins encoded within one genomic window of bacterium:
- a CDS encoding helix-turn-helix domain-containing protein, translating into MTNQKVLTTTEAMEYLRTTRVTILKMVHEGRLKANKVGREYRFLQEELDKYLRGENEPLKAAIK; encoded by the coding sequence ATGACAAACCAAAAGGTCTTAACCACTACAGAAGCAATGGAATATTTACGAACTACCAGGGTGACTATTTTAAAAATGGTCCATGAAGGCAGATTAAAAGCCAATAAGGTAGGTCGAGAGTACCGCTTTTTACAGGAGGAATTAGACAAGTATCTTCGCGGAGAAAATGAACCACTCAAGGCGGCCATAAAATGA